In Raphanus sativus cultivar WK10039 chromosome 5, ASM80110v3, whole genome shotgun sequence, the following proteins share a genomic window:
- the LOC108856960 gene encoding uncharacterized protein LOC108856960, whose protein sequence is MMHSTVQHGGNKSGKSSTNNVWANNPNLAKTMAALDEFKSGFPSKGLATVSNKWWGTGTEITEDGGGDVKEDKAEIASEKQSSLLAIRKRIAEEGREALEIGVSRGFGSKRPDKRDQHLLSQICKSSLPKDWVTDSS, encoded by the coding sequence ATGATGCATTCGACGGTGCAGCATGGTGGGAACAAGAGTGGCAAGTCCTCCACCAACAATGTATGGGCTAACAACCCTAATCTGGCAAAGACAATGGCAGCTTTAGATGAGTTCAAATCTGGATTCCCGTCAAAGGGTTTAGCAACCGTGTCAAACAAATGGTGGGGGACAGGAACAGAGATTACTGAAGATGGTGGAGGAGATGTCAAGGAGGACAAAGCAGAAATAGCTTCTGAGAAGCAAAGTTCTTTGCTAGCTATTAGGAAAAGAATAGCTGAAGAGGGAAGAGAAGCTCTTGAAATTGGTGTCAGTCGAGGATTTGGTTCCAAAAGACCAGACAAGAGAGATCAGCATCTTCTGTCTCAGATCTGCAAGTCTTCCCTGCCTAAGGATTGGGTCACTGATTCTTCTTGa
- the LOC108863521 gene encoding 4-hydroxyphenylpyruvate dioxygenase, with amino-acid sequence MGHENAAVSESHHDEAASQGFKLVGFSKFVRKNPKSDKFKVKRFHHIEFWCGDATNVARRFSWGLGMRLSAKSDLSTGNMVHASYLLTSGDLRFLFTAPYSPSLSAGENATASIPSFDHVSCRSFFSSHGLGVRAVAIEVEDAESAFSISVANGAVPSSPPSVLDGAVTIAEVKLYGDVVLRYVSYNGGETDKSYFLPGFELVDDTSSFPLDYGIRRLDHAVGNVPELGPALTYLSGFTGFHQFAEFTADDVGTAESGLNSAVLANNDEMVLLPVNEPVHGTKRKSQIQTYLEHNEGAGLQHLALMSEDIFRTLREMRKRSGVGGFDFMPSPPPTYYKNLKKRVGDVLGDEQIRECEELGILVDRDDQGTLLQIFTKPLGDRPTIFIEIIQRVGCMKKDEEGKVYQSGGCGGFGKGNFSELFKSIEEYEKTLEAKQLVG; translated from the exons ATGGGGCACGAAAACGCCGCCGTTTCAGAGAGCCATCACGACGAAGCTGCGTCGCAGGGATTCAAACTCGTCGGATTCTCCAAGTTCGTGAGGAAGAATCCAAAGTCCGACAAGTTCAAGGTAAAGCGCTTCCACCACATCGAGTTCTGGTGCGGCGACGCCACCAACGTCGCCCGCCGCTTCTCCTGGGGACTCGGTATGCGACTCTCCGCCAAATCAGATCTCTCGACCGGAAACATGGTTCACGCCTCCTACCTCCTCACCTCCGGCGACCTCCGATTCCTCTTCACCGCTCCTTACTCTCCGTCTCTCTCCGCCGGCGAAAACGCTACAGCCTCCATCCCGTCCTTCGATCACGTTTCTTGCCGCTCCTTCTTCTCTTCGCATGGACTCGGCGTAAGAGCCGTCGCGATTGAAGTCGAAGACGCTGAGTCAGCCTTCTCCATCAGCGTAGCTAACGGCGCCGTTCCTTCCTCACCTCCTAGCGTCCTAGACGGAGCCGTTACGATCGCGGAAGTTAAACTATACGGAGACGTCGTCCTCCGTTACGTCAGTTATAACGGAGGAGAAACCGATAAATCTTATTTCCTTCCCGGATTTGAGCTTGTGGATGATACGTCGTCGTTTCCACTCGACTACGGTATAAGGCGTCTTGACCACGCCGTTGGAAACGTCCCCGAGCTTGGTCCAGCGTTGACTTACCTATCGGGGTTCACTGGCTTTCACCAGTTCGCGGAGTTCACAGCAGACGACGTGGGAACAGCCGAGAGCGGTTTGAACTCGGCGGTGCTAGCCAACAACGACGAGATGGTTCTTCTACCGGTAAACGAGCCGGTTCACGGGACGAAGAGGAAGAGTCAGATTCAGACGTATCTGGAACACAACGAAGGCGCGGGGCTGCAGCATCTGGCTCTGATGAGCGAAGACATATTCAGGACTCTGAGGGAGATGCGGAAGAGGAGCGGCGTTGGAGGGTTCGACTTCATGCCTTCTCCTCCGCCTACTTACTACAAGAATCTCAAGAAAAGGGTTGGAGATGTGCTCGGCGACGAACAGATTAGGGAGTGTGAGGAGTTGGGGATTCTTGTGGACAGAGATGATCAAGGGACGTTGCTTCAGATCTTTACAAAGCCACTTGGTGACAG GCCGACGATATTTATAGAGATAATACAGAGAGTAGGATGCATGAAGAAAGATGAGGAAGGGAAGGTTTACCAGAGTGGAGGATGTGGTGGCTTTGGCAAAGGTAACTTCTCTGAGCTCTTCAAGTCTATTGAAGAGTATGAGAAGACTCTTGAAGCCAAACAGCTTGtgggttga
- the LOC108863520 gene encoding pentatricopeptide repeat-containing protein At1g06580, with protein sequence MRRSITIAKTFLHHHRHLLEKGNPVTALSYISGLRAFSRVNDYRERLRRSELRSIKLHDAVDLFYDMAESRPLPSIIDFSRVLTAIAKMNEHGLVIYLFTLVDNLGITPDLYSFSILIDCLCRCSQLSAALSFLGKMMKLGYNPSVVTLGSLVNGFCKVNRIHDAMSLVDQMVELDYEPNAVIYNMIIDGLCENRCLTAAIDVLIHMENVGVRPDAVTYNSLITGLFSSGVWGVSARLLSDMMKKGIEPDVVTFSALIDAYVKEGRILEAEEVYKEMIRRSVDPNIVTYNSLINGLCIHGRLDEAKNTFRLMVRKGCVPNLVTYNTLINGFCKFRRVDDGMRIFCTMVRDGIVGDIFTYNTLYQGYCRVGRFRAADKVLCRMVSCGVRPDIFTYNILLDCLCEHWKVKRALVILEDMEKSEMGIGIITYNIIIKGMCKAGKVEEAWCLYCNLDLKGVLPDVVTYMTMMIGLRRKRLWREAHELYRKMMIDGLMPTDWRYKRSN encoded by the coding sequence ATGCGGAGATCGATTACAATCGCGAAAACGTTTCTTCACCATCACCGTCATCTCCTGGAGAAAGGTAACCCCGTAACTGCTCTCTCATATATTAGCGGTCTCCGAGCATTTTCTCGCGTCAACGACTACCGAGAGAGATTGAGAAGAAGCGAGCTCCGCTCAATCAAACTACACGACGCAGTCGATTTGTTCTACGACATGGCCGAGTCTCGTCCCCTCCCTTCCATCATCGATTTCAGTAGAGTACTAACCGCCATCGCCAAGATGAACGAGCACGGTCTCGTAATCTATCTCTTCACTCTGGTCGATAACTTAGGAATCACACCTGATCTCTACAGCTTCAGTATCTTGATAGACTGTTTATGCAGATGCTCTCAGCTCTCCGCCGCTCTATCTTTCCTCGGAAAGATGATGAAGCTTGGTTATAACCCCAGCGTCGTCACGCTCGGATCACTGGTTAACGGATTCTGTAAGGTGAATAGGATCCACGATGCTATGTCTCTTGTTGATCAGATGGTGGAGTTGGATTACGAACCCAACGCTGTAATCTACAACATGATCATCGATGGTCTTTGCGAGAACCGGTGTTTGACTGCTGCCATTGACGTTTTGATACATATGGAGAACGTTGGAGTTAGGCCTGATGCTGTTACGTATAACTCACTTATCACCGGTCTTTTTAGCTCTGGTGTTTGGGGTGTCTCCGCTAGATTACTTAGTGACATGATGAAGAAAGGGATCGAGCCGGATGTGGTCACTTTCAGTGCTTTGATCGATGCGTATGTGAAAGAGGGGCGGATTTTAGAGGCTGAGGAAGTGTATAAGGAGATGATTCGGAGATCAGTAGATCCCAATATTGTTACTTACAATTCGTTGATCAATGGGCTTTGTATTCACGGTCGTCTAGATGAGGCGAAAAACACGTTTAGGCTTATGGTGAGGAAAGGTTGCGTCCCGAATCTTGTGACTTATAATACTCTCATAAATGGGTTTTGCAAGTTTAGGAGGGTAGATGATGGGATGAGAATCTTCTGTACGATGGTGCGTGATGGAATTGTCGGTGATATATTCACTTACAACACTCTCTATCAGGGCTATTGTCGAGTGGGGAGATTCAGAGCTGCTGACAAGGTTCTATGTCGGATGGTTTCTTGCGGCGTGCGTCCCGATATTTTCACCTACAACATTTTGTTAGACTGTTTATGTGAGCATTGGAAGGTAAAAAGGGCGTTGGTGATATTGGAGGATATGGAAAAGAGTGAGATGGGTATTGGTATTATTACGTATAATATTATCATCAAAGGGATGTGCAAGGCGGGTAAGGTGGAAGAGGCGTGGTGTTTATACTGCAATCTCGATCTCAAAGGAGTATTGCCTGATGTTGTAACGTACATGACGATGATGATAGGATTGCGGAGGAAAAGACTATGGCGCGAAGCGCATGAGCTGTATAGAAAAATGATGATAGATGGGCTTATGCCAACTGATTGGAGGTATAAAAGAAGTAATTAG